Below is a window of Camelina sativa cultivar DH55 chromosome 11, Cs, whole genome shotgun sequence DNA.
aaagcgtacataccagcttgtaatacaccagtacgtattgatgttcagaaggaacacaataatcaagtggCAACCGTAATCTATGAGgacaatacggcctgcatcgcacagcttaaggaaggttacatcaagggagatcggactaAGCACATCCtaccgaagttcttcttcacacacgaACTACAAAAGGTCGGAGAAGTTCGTGTGGTACAAGTGcagtcatgcgacaactcaaCTGATCTCTTCACTAAGGCAttaccgacaacaacattcaagaagctcatgcacaatattggaatgcggaggcttaaggacttagagtgatgtttggaacagggggagtaatgcgtgctgtactctttttccttcaccatggttttgtcccactgtgttttcctggtaaggttttaatgaggcagcatccccaagcGTATTACAGAGATCCTCTCTTTGCATCGGCACgattatgtcatccaagggggaatGTTGTAAAGCACTGGATGGTGGACTCCATAACCAACCATGTATGGCCCATGTACGTTTAGTGCCTTACGGCCCATCGGCCTATTCTATTTCCTAGTCGGTTATGGGCTTTAACCCTtatactttactatatatatataacctcattcgattatcaataataaaaacaagaaaattccTTCATTTCATTCTCTAGTTTAAAACAACCATGAAATAATCAAGTGTTGACTGTGTACTACAGTACTACTAGTATTGTTTAAAGTAAACGCCATCGTCTAATGTAATAAACATTCCATCCACGTTCAGTCTTTCTTCTTATAATTACCCTATCAAAACTGGATTACAAATATCCATATTGAGTTTCGTAGTCTGCGAACTTGTAGCTCCGGCGGTTGAGCTTCTGCATCAAcaccttcctctctctcccaCCTTTATTAAAACTCCCGATGGGAGACGACGTCACGTGTGATGTTCCAGTGTGTGTGTGTCGAAGCTATGGTCATTTGTTATCACCGACTCGATCATGAATCGGTCTTTCACTAATTAAGCCAGGAAGCTTTATTGACGGATACTCCGGTtatctattattaattatgatacTGTTGAGAATCAATACTAAGTGTTATGCATGCATGGTTATAGCCTTATAGGAACATCGATTTTGGAAGATTCTTATCAAGTTTTCACATTGAGAGATTCAAATTCCAAAATTAAACCAGATTTTTCCCGGAATGTAATGTTGAGTTTCGACATTTAGATCACAGGCAAATTCGATCACGTCTAGATACCGAATCAGTCACAAGACTTGACATAATCAAACTTTTGTAATTCTCCGTCTCCATGCATGATCCACATCTCTACACTTTCGTCACTGTACCTGTTCGCCccaaatagtaaaaacaaattccaatatagttgttaaaaaaacaatCCAATAAATTAACTAGTTAAGTATACGTATctgtataaatattaaaatcccataTTGAGTTTTATGGTGCCATATATGTCTTTTTTCAAGTACGCTAATTGTATCAGGTgcattcttctttaatttcattgttgtttgattataaCACGACGGCCACACTAATACAGATCAGTATACTATACGTAcgaacaaattatttttataaatagttAGTCGTTATAGAAATAGCTGGTTTTAgaaattatgtttatatttaCATCGTATATTTATCTTTGCATTAGCTTAGATTTTTATGACAGACCTGTTCGAAAACTGATTTATGGAATGATTGATAATTAAGCGCTGTCATGACATATGCTGAACAGATCCCACAGGTAGGAAAAAATCTATGGGTTCATCAAACATCTTAGTAAAAGACGCTGTCTCGTTTCTTCAGTTTGTTCGCAGTGCAAAGTGAAAAATTGCATTCTCATAGCTGTAAAGCAAAACTGCATACGAATTGAATCAAGAGGAAGGGAAACAGAACACAAGAGCCTCAAACTTCAATGTGAGGCAGGCGCATAGTCTATAGATTTGCTGACTCGAAAATTCTAAAGTGTTCTCTCATAATATATTGTTGGTTCATtaaatttccatttttataCGTAGGTTGCGATTTTAATACTATCTCAAACCTAAATGGGCCATAAAACTGAGCTGcttgtaaactcttttcttttcttttttttgatagaACAAACATATCCCgagggcaaaaaaaaattagtcataAACCCTAGCTAGTAGGTTTATCTTCGACTACGTGTTATGTAAAGTGTTATTCTTCGTTCAAGattcataaaatagaaaagtgaCACCATGTAGAGAGGACgccaagagaagaagaagacctcaCGAACTTCAAAACGACAATATCACAGCGAAATCTCCGACATAGAAAAGTCAAACGGTATCCATATCCCTTTCGATGTAATAACCGATATTCTCTCGAAACTCCCAATTAAGTCACTTGTGAGGTTCCAGTGCGTATCGAAGCTGTGGTCATCTCTTATCACAATCTCGATCATGACTCGGTCGTTATTCTCGCCCTCTACTTATCCCACGAATAATATAGCATTCATATACCCAGATGAATTAAATCGTGGGCTAAGTTGTGATTTTAAGTATCAATATATTCGAGGAGTATTATGTAGTTGGTCAAGCTCGAATTATAACGATACCACAGAGAGAGAAACGATTTTATTACCGGAGGTAAAAGACGTTAAATGGAGCAGCTCATGTGATGGATTGTTTGGGTATGATCCAGTTGAGAGACAAGTTTTCACATTAGTGGGAGGTCCAATGAAGCAGCGATGGAGGAGTCTTGACATCCAAGGCATTTGGAATCGTTCTCCAGAAGCAAGGAGTACTGGTTTATGCATCAATGAGTTTATCTATTACATTGCACATGTAGAAAAGAATGATCCGGAGTTCTATGAATTAGTGAGGTTCGACCTTAGACTCGAAACGTTTGTTCATATCCAGATGCCCATAACTGTACGTGCAGATGAATCAGCTCAATGAGGTGAGTTTCGATGAATTGGCTTTGGTAAACTACCAAGGGAAATTAGGATGCATACGTTACAAAAAAGGTAGTGCAGAGATGTGGACTATGGAAGATCATATCGAGAAACAAGAATGGTCATCCAAGATTAAATTATCTAATCGCTTATTAGAAGATGGTGACTGCATCGGTGGAGTCACTCCTAATGGTGAGATTGTGATAATGCCAAAGACACTGGTATCTGGTCGAAGATCGGGCGCCTGCTATTATGGTCCGAAGCAAAAGAAGAGTTATCATCCTTATCGTATTGGAAAGgagtaattaaattaaatctcaGACGTGAGTTTTTTTACGCCCGGATCACATTTGTTCAACTCGTTCCCCCTAAGttaatagtgtttttttttataataattaaacttacttgtttattttataaaaacctCTTTGACTATAACTAAGCAGAACACCGATTTTGGATGATTCTTAAGTTTTCATATTGAGAGATGATCCAAAAATAGCAATGGAGGAACATCATCAAAGACTTAATTTCTCCAGTCTCTCcacaaaatttccaaaaccaAAGGTAATGTTGACTTGGTTGAGTCTCGACATCCAGATACCGAATCAGTCACGAGACATTGACATAGAAAAAATTGTTCTTCGATCATAACCTTGTTTCTCCGTTTGATTTTCCATGCATGATCCACATCTCTACCCTTTCGTTACTGTACCTGTTCGTcccaaatagaaaaaaatgaagaacaaaatccaaaatccaaagtatttgttaaaaaaacagtCCAATAAATTTTAAGTATACGTATCTgtagaaatattaaaatccaaTAATCGAGGTTCATGGTACCATGTCTTTTTCTAAACGCTATTTGTAGCAATCCTTACTATGAATACTTTTCAAGTTCTGTGttttatatcaaattgtaacatatatatccttaattaataaaaatgccATGGTACACATAATTCAGtacaattgttttttctttaaatgaaaGAGAAGTTGACTTTTATAAGTACAAACAATAATATCACAAAATTGTCATGGTTTTTTTcgagaaattaacaaaaagaaatctataTAACGTAataaatgttctttttttttttttttttttaacaagtgtATAGTATATAAACAGAGACAGAGCCAATCATATTCATTTACAGAGGCTAAAACATTTCTCTCTAttgtttgacccaaaaaaaaaaaaaaaaaaatctccctCTATGGAAGTTGCGCAATCGGATCCAACCCGGGATCCAGATACCCGGTACGATCGACTTTGCTGCTCTTGTTTCCCCAGCTTCCGATCAAGAAGCTCCAACGCCGTTGGATACTCTTCCTGGGGAAGAATTCGAACCGTCGATGACAATACTCACAGTCACAGCGGCGGTGACGAGCCACGGTGGTGGATCCGAGCAAGCTTGAAGATCCGAGAGTGGTCTGAAATCGCAGCTGGTCCACGTTGGAAGACTTTCATACGAAGATTCAATCGCGATCCAAGACGCGGACGCGATTGGGACGCAAGCGAGACGTTTCAATACGATCCTTTGAGTTACTCTTTGAACTTCGACGGAGACGACGACGAGGACGAGTACGTCGGATTGGGTGGGATGCGCAGCTTCTCCACTCGATTCGCTTCTGTTCCGGTTTACTCAGGTAAAGCTCCTCCGGCGAATTCTCCGCCGTCTTTGCCTGCGTTGACGCCTCCGCGTGATGAGATAATTGAAAGTTAGTGGGGCGCGTGTGTGAAACGCGTTTTGCGTGCGTTTCTGGCGGCGGCGGCTAAAAAGGCTGTCAAAATGGGTTGACTGGTttacatcttttttttgggggtctGTCGCGTTTccttgttattatttttaatttttaattctgtttatataaattgaaaGACTATCAACTtccaattattattataattttttccccacttcgatttatttattttatgaacgGAAATTTCTGTTTCTTGCAAGAGAAgcaatatttttgttattgttttttggGATATCAAAAAAGGGGTTGTGACTAATATAATTATGTAAGTTAGCTGTATAGCATATGTGGAAGTAATGATTAAGTTAATCATATGATTTCAtcaattatgtatatatatttgttgctTGACATGAATTCTGTATTTTTCtattctatatttatattttttttagtccAACTCCAACAAAAATTTATGTGTTTCAAAAGATTAGTTATTAAATTGAAATCATTAAATTCGACGTCCTTCTTGGTGGATTGTGAATATATATGGTGGATTAATTAAGGAGaagaaataagcaaaaaaatgttaattgtTGAGCGTTATATTCCCTAAAATATAAGATACGATACTGACTACAAGATCAAAATTAACATAACAGCAAATCATGACCGATAGGAACAAGAGGGGAAACACGTTGGACCTGGCAATGGACTTTTATCACGCAGGGGTCGAGTCGTTTCGGATGCGGCCCATATATTGAGTGTTCGGGCCCGTTGCattagcttttttttatttataaagttttattattttcagaaaactataaataaatttttatatactagTTGTTAATCCTTTAAGAATGGCGTTTCAAGTTTCAACGTTAACcccattcaaatccattcatTTAGTTCACCATCTTTCTCATGTTTTGCTTTGACCCGCAATCATCAATGCCAAATTATTTGTTTGGATTACTTTGCGGAAacgtatatgtatatttatcgttttgttcttgtttcttttcaatGACGTTATCCTTTCCAACAGCACTACATATGCTCTAGACTCTAGTTATATACTATCTCTCTCTACTAATCTCCCTTAGAGACCAAAGTTATGAATTCACTTATACATACATGTACTTGAACTTGACTTAATGATAACTACTTTCGTTTGGTTATTCCAATCGTATTATTAACCAgctactttttaatatatatatatatatatatatatggatgttCTTGGTGGGAATAACTTGCAAAAGAAACCTAAATTAATAGGGCTACAGCTTTGGAATAGATAGCAATCTGTCCCCGTGGTCCTCCTTGTGAGCACCTCTCTAATATAACATACTTTTGCATTCTCATATTTATATGGTGGTTGAGTCGCCGTCGATATAGCCGTAGGTATTACTCCAATAATTATTAACTTATCTAATTATAGAACTAATATGTATGTGTTTAATCATTTTATCTACGGCTTTTGGTAGAAGTCCACACAAAGTTTAGCTCCAACATCCACCTACAACTCAATTGTTTAAacaaatgtcaaaatattattacgcgcacttttttactttctaaacCAGGACTatcaattaattataaacaaaaaggaactATTTGGTAAGggtattcaattttttaataacaGTACTAAAAGTTGATATGATACTTTGTGAATCTTGGGAATTTTTATTGCTGGTTGTTGCCAACGAAACTCTTGTTGGCCAAATTTACATTATCGAGTGAATTagatgataagttttttttttttttttttctaaatgtagGTCCACGTAAAAAGCCAATTTATCCAAGTAATAATACGAGGTCTAATAATatcctaaaacaaaaattacaatttttagaATCAGTTTTACACTTTGTAGTTACAATCtggatagaaaataaaacaaaaatagcgAAACATGTATTCGACAGTACATGTTAATGTATGCATATATGGTATAGCTATAACCCATCTTGACTTGTCACTGTGTTGGTGTGGTTCAACATGACTATATGTATCATTAATAGTATTCGATTCGTAAAGCCGTATCATAATACAACACATCAtttcaatttctcaatgtaataataaacacaagtaactaaaAGTAGAGATTGAATCACCATTAATTTGGTTAAACAAATTCCAACACTACAAATATTGCTGTGGTTAggagagtagtagtagtaataaatGAAGTAAGAATttggaaaaaaggaaagagagggAAGATGGATCATGTGAGTGTCACCGCTCcatctctatctatctatctatcttcaagttcaaaccaaagaaacaaactaCCAAATACCAAATACCAAGatacaaatttctttttataattggaaatattgaaaagagcaaccagaagaaaaaataaaaaaaaattggaaaaaaggaacagagaaaataaagtaaaataagaaaaggcATAATAAATGTgtgcaacaaacaaacaaaccctaCATTCATCTATGTTCTTCTATTGTGGGggcttaattcattttttttactccTCTTTTTAAGTAAATCACTtcatttatctctctctctctctctctctctctctctctctctctctatttgtttttttagtttctttctttctttctttttagttgtTTTTGGCTTTCTCTCATGTTTGTTTgagatcaatcaatcaaaatgGCTTCAAGTGCTTCAAAGTTCATCAAATGTGTGACTGTTGGTGATGGTGCCGTTGGTAAAACCTGTATGCTCATCTGCTACACCAGCAATAAATTCCCtactgtaagttttttttttttttttgtccttatAAAATaacctttctttctctctaagaTTTTGATCTGGGTTTCTCAGATTTAGCTCAAATTTCCAATTTTTNNNNNNNNNNNNNgggggggggggggggggggggggggtttgcAGCTTTTGTGTATAGACTATAGTCCAGCTTTATGTTATTTCTTTCTCTTAATATCCCCTCTGGATTTAGTCAGACTTTTTCTTCatgatattattataatatgtaCATATGTTACCCTCTCGTTGATTTGATACTGTGGATTGATTTGATGAATTGTTCTTTGACAGGACTACATACCAACAGTTTTTGACAACTTTAGTGCAAATGTTGTAGTTGAAGGCACCACTGTTAATTTAGGCCTATGGGACACTGCTGGTAATGAACACTCTTTCCCCAATTCATATTTCCAATTCTGAGAAAGAACTGTCTTGAATTCTTTTTGGAACGTTACTATTAGTTAAGTTCTTTGATTTGGTTGATTGTTGGATCCTTTAGTGGTTTAGAATAGGCGTTATTATTGGTCAAgttctttgattttggtttattgttGTTGGATAGGCGAAATCCATTTTATGTTTTGAGGGGATTTGTCTTTTTTGAGTTTACATATATTTCCTTTGTTTGCAGGACAAGAAGACTATAACAGATTAAGGCCTTTAAGTTACAGAGGAGCAGATGTTTTCGTCTTGTCTTTCTCATTAGTCAGCCGAGCTAGCTACgagaatgtttttaaaaaggtttgtATTATTGGAATAATGGATCCATCCTCCTTTTCTCTTATGTTGAAAACGAACGAACGAGCGAGATAAAGACGCTGAAATATCAGTAGTATTGAATCGTTTCTGATGTTATATGACTGTTCTTTTTGAGTCAGTGGATCCCTGAACTCCAACACTTTGCTCCAGGAGTTCCCCTAGTCCTTGTCGGTACCAAATTAGGTAAGAAACCGATGAGCATTTAGTTTACCAACAGATTCCTCTAAAACGTTTAGATACATAACATAGTTAATGATTCTTACAACATCGGTGTAGATCTCCGTGAAGATAAGCATTATTTGGCTGATCATCCTGGACTATCCCCTGTAACTACTGCACAGGTTTGGTTTtatagccttttttttttgccgtagATTTCATGTGGATTCCATTTTATGGTTTGATGGTATTAAATTAAGCTTTACTATGTGATAGGGAGAGGAACTGCGTAAGCTAATTGGCGCGACATATTACATTGAATGTAGCTCAAAAACTCAACAGGTACATATCCCTTTCGTTGAATTGCCCTTCAAATAGTATTATTAGGCAGTTCTTTTCTTCAGAATTAACAGAGCCTTTTGCAGAATGTGAAAGCAGTTTTTGATTCCGCGATAAAGGAAGTGATCAAACCGCTGGTCAAACaaaaggagaagacgaagaagaagaagaagcaaaagacgaGTCACGGCTGTTTATCGTGAGTAACATATAAATCGAAATCTTGTCACAAACTCTGCATTTAGAATCCCAAGGATACtgatttctctttgttttttattttcttgtgcaGAAACGTTCTGTGTGGGAGGATAGTGACTCGGCATTAATGATGATAACCCAACTCAAGTCTGATGATATTAAACTCCACTTTTGAGATTGTGTGATAAATGggagacttatatatatagagattgaATCATGTAAGAGATTATTAGCCTCTAATCAATCAATAGTTACCTTGAATTCAGAAAGAGAGAGTGATACAGAGTGGGTAGAGAGTTTACTATGATGAACTCaagtatgtttatttgtttcaaacCTGTTATTGCAATATATTAGTCATTTTGATGCAACAGAtaataaaagatagaaaatgtGATCCACTTGTTCACTCATTAGTAGCGTAAGTAGAGAATAGAGTAATCTGCAAAAGAGTGAGTAATAGATGCTGACTATATAATACAAACCATGACAAGTTTTTCTCTCTGGACAAAACGGTCCATTGTAGTCTTCACAAGCCCGATGAACGAAACCCTTTTGTGGCAGTCGCATCTGCTTTTCTctccaaatattttatatggagAGAAACAGAAGATCATATACAAAACCGTCAAAGAAGAGAGTGATtacatattttcattaaatgaTTTCCATGCTTAGAATCATTCACATTAGCTAAAAAGCTTATTGGACTATAGTATTTGATGATGACTCTATTTGTCTATCTATGTCTGAAGCATAGTTAGATCCAACTGTATATGAAGTTCATCTGTAATTTTCTTCTCTATCATAGCAATTTGCTCATCTTTCACAAtacctcaattttttttggctgGGAAGGTTTTCAGGTTTCTCATATTCTGGATTTGTCTCTTTGGTGTTCatattaagtttttgtttttttctgaataCTTTGTAAGtcttaatatacatatttatagtaATCCACTTTCCTTGCTGCATTAGGTAAATATTCCCTTTTGTATTTGGAATAGAATTTTCTTATGTAGATAAATAcatattattagaaaatattaattattttctttttaatattcaaattaacttttacatatgtcaaaatattattataagatatgaattatctttttaatattcaaattaacttttacacatgtcaaaatctcagattgataatttgatatttgtCAAATCCTGTTAATGGCTAATTTTCAAAATCCACAATATttcatttgaattattttagaagatttgatatgttttatatCCTCTGtacaatatattaatataattaataactcaTGATCACCAATTTTAAATGTACaatataattacaaattaatattgTGAGGCTGCTACTACTTACTAGTTACTAGTGATGAAGTGTTGTTACTAGTCATTGAAAGTtgcataattataatataattaattaatacaacattaattttacaaacaaaaaaaaccaaagaatgcaaacactttttttttttttttgggcaatgAAGAATGCAAACACATGTTCAAGTAAATAGGAAACAAGTGGTTTGACAAGATGATTTAATTTCCTTCCACCAACCAACATGTATTCTTGCCCATAACTTAACAGCTCatttattgtgtttgtctttAGAGAATTAATCTCAAAATCACACTCTCACCGGCCGAGAGATGAGAAGAATTTGAAGGGTGTGGTCGTAAGAGAAGACAAGTGTAAGGTAAGTTCTGTGTATTCATGTAATGTGTCAAATGCATAGTATATGTTGCTCTCAAGCACGACTCACCATCGCATCTCACCTTCTTTCATATATTTAGATCTGGAATCTTTTTCTCTAGCTTGTTGCTAAGATCTTCTAAATACCTCTAATCTTTTTGGCGATCTTTGCTCCTTTTAACAGCTGCTCATTATTATAAAGAACTTAGGATTCTTGAagatgatgttttgttttctcaggaAGTAGATCTTTCCCTCTCCTGCTTCGTGCTCCCATTCTCTTCTTGAGAGCAGCTCTCTTAGATCTACTACTACTTCTTCACTTAGAACTGTGAGAGAAATTGTCTTCATTATAAGCAAGTCTTGGATTCTGTTAAGTTCAGGTTaggtattcaaatttttaataaacctagctaatttcttatttattaaagatatatattaatttcttatttagtAAACATCTTGTttaaaacagataaaaaaagatagaaCTAATAAATTATTTCAGCTTGTTAGTTACTTTACTCAGTTTTCTTACCATTAAATATAAACAgatgaaatttaatatttggcATAAACATGGCactctttgattttatttttaaatatatatagtaaaaccaATCTTGTTGTGGCCGGCGTGAcataaatgacaaaaaaaaattgttttcacaTAAGAGGTGTTAATTAGTTCTTTAAAATAGTTCAAACATGATTTATATATGAGAGATTGATAAACTAAATTGGCTGTCTAGATTTCTACTACTACTGCTGCTACAAGTGTACAGAAAATGTGCATCCAGCAAAATAATTTCTGCTTTCTTGAAAGAGATCCCAGATCCAGTGAATCTTCACCAACGTCGCTGAAATCGTTCGTCATCGTCTCAGCTTAGTTCCAACGCCGAAAACTACTACAATCATGAGTCTACAGGTTTTCATAGTTGATGACAAATGGTATTTTATCTGCCCTTTCGAtctatttcttttctctttgatatatatattgtagtttttCATATGTCTATGTCGTCTTAATtgaattgtttgtttgatttggtcaggGTTGCTAAAACATCATTGGTAACGAAGTTTCTCCATGATAACCCTGGGGATGCGAATGGACGGCAAAATCAAGAGTATGAAAAACAAATCTGGATTGATAATCGAAAGTGGAATTTGG
It encodes the following:
- the LOC104726887 gene encoding rac-like GTP-binding protein ARAC10, with translation MASSASKFIKCVTVGDGAVGKTCMLICYTSNKFPTDYIPTVFDNFSANVVVEGTTVNLGLWDTAGQEDYNRLRPLSYRGADVFVLSFSLVSRASYENVFKKWIPELQHFAPGVPLVLVGTKLDLREDKHYLADHPGLSPVTTAQGEELRKLIGATYYIECSSKTQQNVKAVFDSAIKEVIKPLVKQKEKTKKKKKQKTSHGCLSNVLCGRIVTRH
- the LOC104726886 gene encoding uncharacterized protein LOC104726886; this encodes MEVAQSDPTRDPDTRYDRLCCSCFPSFRSRSSNAVGYSSWGRIRTVDDNTHSHSGGDEPRWWIRASLKIREWSEIAAGPRWKTFIRRFNRDPRRGRDWDASETFQYDPLSYSLNFDGDDDEDEYVGLGGMRSFSTRFASVPVYSGKAPPANSPPSLPALTPPRDEIIES